The Sulfurimonas sp. HSL3-2 genome segment ACAGAGGTACTAAGACGATAGCTCCGCTTGACGGATATACCGTGACTAAAAAATACGGGAACTATACAGACCCGATCTATAATATAAAAATATTCAATGAATCCGTTTCGCTGGCACCTAAAGAGAAAGACGCAAAGGTTAGAAACGTGTTTAACGGAAAAGTGATCTTTGCTAAAAGCACACCTCTTTTAGACAATGTCGTCATCGTCGAACACGATAACGGCTTACATACGATCTATGCAAACCTCTCGCAGATAGCACCTGATATCAAAAAAGGGAAAAAGATCAGAAGAAGCTCAGTTATCGGACGTGTAAACGATGAACTGGTTTTTGAAGTAACGCAAAAAAATTATCATATTAACCCGTTAGAACTGTTTTGATCAGTTCTGCTCTTTGACGAAAGCATCGACTTTTCTCATCTCGTCAAAGAGTTCCTCTTTAGTAGAAAAAGTCAGTTCTACCCTATTTTTAACGACCTCGCCTAGAGGGTCGAAATCAAACACTAAGACATAATTCGCCAACTTTACTTTGTCACCGTTTAATTCAGCCCATTCAAGTGAGACCTGTGCTATTTCACCGTGAACATCTACTTGTACTGCAGGATACAGCCTTGTTATCTTTGTTAGATCTAACTCATGTCCATGAGACTTATATATCATCTTCATTCCTATTTAAATTTTTTCGCATCTTTCCTGTCTGCATCTTTAAAAAAGCGAGCACTCCGAAAGTGACTCCGACAATGATAAAAAACATGCCTAGATAATCATCTTTCTCGTAGGCCATGATCACCCAGCACATATCCGCTAGAAGGAATGCTATGACAGACTCATATATCTTGCCTTTGTAGGTTAGATATGCTCCGATATTCAAAAGAACACCGCCTATGACTGCATAAGAGACCATAGATTACTCCTTCATATATTTTTTATAGATCCAGAAATAGTAGAGTGAACTCATAAAAAAGGCTACTGCCATATAGATTATTATACTTTGTAATGGAACCCCAATTTTAGCCAATTCTCCGGTTAAAAGAGAAGTTATCGATGCAACTGTCAAAAATATCATATCGTTGTATGCTACTATACGACCATAGTACTCTTTATCTGTCTTATGTTGTATCAGCGTATAACTATATGACCAGAGTGTCGTCGTAAAAAAGCCCACCAATACCGATGCAAGCAGTGAAAGATAAAAGTACTCCATCACGTATGACCAGATAAGCAGTGCACTCCCCTGAAATATAAACAGATAAAACAGTCTTTTGTCGTTTATCCACTTTCCTAAAAACATCGGACCAAAAACAAGACCGACAGCTCTTGAAGAGTGCATAAGACCAAGTGCCAATGCCGTAGCGATTACGGCTGAATAGTATTTATCTACCATAAGTGCGACTATTGCATCAAAAGATGTAAGCCCCACGAGAGAATGGACAAGCATAAGATGCAGAACATGTCTGTTCTCTTTTAGATATGTAAATGTCTTTCTCATCATCTTGATGAGTGATTCATTGGACTTTGTGACGATCACTTCTATTTGAACATTGAAAAGAAGTAAAAAACCTGTAAAGAATAAAAGTGCATCCAAAATGAAGGCCGTTTTAACGCCGAGTGCAAATACTACAAATCCGCTGACTGCCATCCCGACCGTATATGAAAAAGACCAGATGATCGAGTGTATTTCGTTTGCCTGTTTGAGTACATCATGTTTCAGTATTCTAGGCAGAAGCGACATCTCCGCAGTAAAATAAAAACTTGCAGCTCCCATCCTTATGAATATGATGATATACAAAAGCCATAATAAAGAGACATCGGTTACCAGCAAAAGAGACAATGTGGAGATGATCTCGATCGATAAAAGTGTGAGCATAAGCTTTTTGGGGTCAAGTCTGTCTATAAGTGTCCCGCTCAGAGGCGCCTGTAAGACACCGGGCAAAAAGTGAAGTGCAGCTACCAGTGCGATGACGCCTGCCGATACGTTCATCTCTATAAGCAAAGTATATATTGCGACATTACTAAACCAAGCACCGAAATAGGAGATAAGCTGTATGGTCGACAAACGTC includes the following:
- a CDS encoding MFS transporter, with product MKQYLELLKNEYVLRRLSTIQLISYFGAWFSNVAIYTLLIEMNVSAGVIALVAALHFLPGVLQAPLSGTLIDRLDPKKLMLTLLSIEIISTLSLLLVTDVSLLWLLYIIIFIRMGAASFYFTAEMSLLPRILKHDVLKQANEIHSIIWSFSYTVGMAVSGFVVFALGVKTAFILDALLFFTGFLLLFNVQIEVIVTKSNESLIKMMRKTFTYLKENRHVLHLMLVHSLVGLTSFDAIVALMVDKYYSAVIATALALGLMHSSRAVGLVFGPMFLGKWINDKRLFYLFIFQGSALLIWSYVMEYFYLSLLASVLVGFFTTTLWSYSYTLIQHKTDKEYYGRIVAYNDMIFLTVASITSLLTGELAKIGVPLQSIIIYMAVAFFMSSLYYFWIYKKYMKE